CGGAGCGCCCGGAACCGGGACGGAGATCGGCACGGACGACACACCCTGCAGCAACGTATTGAGGGCCGGCTGGTTGGCCTGGACGTAATTCACGATCGCGGCGATGGTATCCGTATTCACCGTGGTACCGCTCATGAACGCGCCGTTGCCCGCCGTCACCGTGTAGGTCTGGCCGCCAACCGTGAAGGTGATGGAACCATCGTTCACCGTCACCACCACATTGCCCGCGTTGGAGGCGATGTTCACGTCCGTGCCGCGAATGCCGATGGTGTAGTTGCCCGCCCGGTACGTGACCTTGGTCGGATTGGACTTCCCGATGAGGCCCGTGATCGCCCGCATGCCGCCGGAAAGGAGGTTCAGCACGATGTTGCCGGACTTGGCCTGCGCGTTGTACTCGAACGTCTGGATCAACATGCGCGAGTTGGCGCCCAGCGCTGCGATCTGACCGTCCTCGAACTTGAGCACGGCCGAAGAACTCGGCCCCGTGGAAACCGTATCACCGGCGCGCAGGGTATCGCCTTGGCGCACCACCCGCGAAGCTGCAGTCCCCGTCGATACGGACACGGTGCCCGATACGCTGTATGCCGTCGCATTCGCAAACGCAAGAGTCGTGGCGAGAGTCGCCATCAACCCGAGGATCCAAACCAGTGCGCGTTTCATGTTGCCTCCCTTGTACAAATTTCGATCCATTTTGACCCTTGCAGGCGCTTATCGCCAGAGGCATGGGCGCAAGCTATCGCCAATCTACCGCGTCTTTCAGAAATCTGCAATATTTCCAACGGGTTACGGCGCATTCCCGCGTCGATCGCCGTCTTTACCGCCTCTCGGGTTTCCGGCGCCAGCTCGTCCCACAGGGCAAGGCCCAGTTCGGCCAGCAACCTCTGAGTTTCCGGTTCCGAGGGCCCCAAGCGTTGCGTTGTCACCAGTATTGACTCGAATGGCGCCGCTGTCATTCCGAGGCGGTAGCGAGCCTCTGCCACGTTGGCCCAGGTGTAGGGGGACGATGGCCGCAATTCCAATGACCGGCGCAGGTACTCGAGAGCCAGTTCCGAGAATTCCGCCCGCCCTGCGCGTTGAAGGTGCAATACCCCCAGCAGCTCCGCCGGCTGCGGGTCCGCCGGAGCCCAGCGCTCAGCCTTCTGAAGATCCGCCCTCACCCACATCCAGGTATCGATCCCCGGCGTGACACCGGTCGCGGTCCAGGTATTGATCTCCCGCGTGGCATCGTGGGACAGGGAATCCGCAGCGCCCCAGCGAGCCGCGAAGACGGAAAGTGCCGCGAGCGTCGCAATCGCCGGAACCGCCGCCAACACGCGCGAAGGCAGGTCCATCGTCAGTCGCCGTGCTGCCCGTAGGTCTTGCCGTAGCCCTTGTAGCCGTACTTCTTGTAGCCCTTGTAGCTGCGATAGCCGCTGTACTCGCCGTAGTAGCGCTCGGCCCGCTCGAGGTCGAGTTGATTGAGCACCACGCCAAGGATGGGCGCATCCACCCGCCGCAGCCGCTTCAACCCGTTCTGCGCCACCTGGTACGGGGTGGAATCGGCCTTCACCACGTAGATCACGGCCGAGGCGTAGCTGGAGAGCACCAGCGAGTCGGAGACCAGCTGCAACGGGGCGGAATCGAAGATCACGATGTCGAACGCCTCCCGCAGCTTCGTCACCACGTCCTCGAACCGCTTGGAAGAAAGAAGCTCCAGCGGATTCGGCGGCACCGTGCCCGCCGGCAACACGAAAATGCCGGCCTTCTCGTGGTTGAACACGCACTGGCCGATCTGCGCCTGCCCCGCCACCAGATCCGCCAGGCCCGGCGCCTTGGGATCGCGCCCGATCAGCTTGGCGATCTTGGGCCGGCGCATGTCCGCATCGATCAGCAGCACCTTCTTCACCTGACCCAGTGCGCAGGCCAGGTTGTAGGAGACGGTCGTCTTGCCTTCCTCCGGCACGGAAGATGTGACCACCACCATCTTGTGCTGTTCATCCAGCGCGGACATGAGGACGCTGGTTCGAATGGTGCGGATCGCCTCGGAAAACGCGGACTGGGAATCGTTGAAGAAGGCGAGTTCGGAAATGAAGCCCTTCTTCTTGGCCTTCCCTCCAATGCCCTTGATGAGTTGCAGCACCCCAAGCGCCGGCACGCCCAGGCGTTGCTCCACGCCCGTCGTCGAGTTGAGCGTGTTGTTGAGCCGGTCCAGCAGGAGTGCAAGCATGGCCGCCAGCACCAGCGCCACCGCCGTAGCGATACCCACGATCTGCCCCTTCTTCGGGGCGTAGGCCTCACTGGGAACGGTTGCCGGATCGACCACGCGAGCGATGGTGGACTGCAAGTCCCCCGCCGTGCTCGTCTCTTTCAAGCGCCCCACGAACATGTCGTAGAGGTTGCGGTTCTGCAGCGCCTCGCGCTCCAGGATGCCGAGCTGGAATTCCTTGCGGTTGAGCCCCTGGATGTCGCCCTTGCTCTGGCTCAAAGCGCGCTCCACCGCCGATTCGTTGACCTTTGCCACTTCATATTCGCGCCCGATGCCGGCGACCACGCTTTCCACCTGGCGACGCGTGTTCTCGCGGGCCGATTCCACTTCCGCCCGCGCCCTTAGCATGGCCGGGTGCTCGGGGCCGTAGCGCTTGGCCGCCTCACCCAGCCGGCGCTCGGCATCGCCTTCCTGTTCCTTCAGCTTCTGCACCAGTGGGTGGCGCAGCACCGCGGGAATCGTCTCGTAGCTGGACTTGGACTTGCCGGAGCTGATCTGCTGCACAAGCGTGTTGGCCGCCTCCGCTTCCGCCCGCTTGGCGCGCGCTTCGACCAGGCTTCGCGTCAACTCCTCCAACTGCTTGGAGGCCCCGGACATGGCGAGGCCCTTCGCATCCACAATGCGCTCGCGGTCCCGATATTCCTGAAGGTTGCGCTCGGACGCGTCCACCTTGCCGCGCAGTTCTCCCATGCGCGAGCGCAGCCACTCGGTGGCCTTCTGCGTCATTGCGATGCGGGAATCAAGGTCGCTCTCGATGAAGAGTTCCGCCATCGCATTCGGCACGGTGGCGGCAAGCTCGCGATCGTGGGCCGTGAAGCTGATCTGCGCAAGCTGGCTATTGCGAACCAGTTGAATCTGGACATCGTTCTTGAACTTTTCACCACGCCCTTGAGGATGGCGTCCTCGGTCAGCGGCGTGGCATCGTCCATGAAGAGCCCGAGAAACTTCGCCTTCAACCCAGGCTCCGCCTGCCTTGGATCGAAATCCGGGTGGGAAGTGAGCTTGAGCTTGACGATGGTCTTGCGCGCCAGCTCGTCGCTCTTCAGGATCTCCACCTGCGTCTGGTAATACTCGCGCTGGATCATGCCCTGGTTGTAGACCTCCTCGATGGAGACGACCTTGTTCTTGCCCTGCTCGATGAGGAGGACAGCCGTACCGCGATAGGAGGGGCGGATCGCGAACACGACCAGCGTGGCCAGGATCGCGACCAGGAGAGTCAGCCCCAGGATGCTCCAGCGCCGCTTGGCGATCGCACGCCAGTACTCGACGATGTCCAGCGTTTCCGCCTGCGGGGCAGCATCGGGCGCCGCACCGGGCTGCAGGCGTTCCTGGAGCGTGAGATCGTTCATCAGAAGAAGCTTTCCTCGACGGTAAGGATGTCACCGGGGTACACGGGCGCGTTCAGGTCCACCTTCTTGCGTGGTCTGCGGGGGTCGTCGTCGCGGATGATGTTCAGCTTTCTCGCGCCGCCCGCTCCTTGAAGCCGCCGGCAATCGAAATGGCCTTGCTCACCGTCAAGCCGCGCATGAACGGGTATCCGCCGGGCTTCTCCACGTGGCCGTTCACGAAGAAGTTGCGGTACTCATCGAGCATCACCGTCACCTGCGGGGTCGAGCAGGTAGCGGCCCTTCAGGCCCTTGGTGATCGTCTCTTCCAGCGCCCCCACCGTCATGCCCTTCACCCGGATCTCGCCCAGGATCGGAAAGGAGATGGTGCCGGCGTCCGACAGGCGAACCTTCTCGCGATTCAGGTCGTCCTCCCCCACCACGCGGACGGTGACCAGGTCACCGGCACCCAGCTTGTAGGAGGAGAGTTCGGACTGCGCGGCGTGCGCCGGCACGGCCACGCACACAAGCAACAGCACAGCGAAGAAAAAGCGGTTCATGGGCGCCATGAAAATTCGTGCGGGTGTCTGGGAATGGGCCCCTCTGCAGGGGGCCTTCGGCAAAAAACCGGGGCTTCAGCAAAAACTCGGGCTCCGGGGCATTTTACCGCCACCGAAGCCCGATTGCCGCAGGGCAACCCCACCGGGCGCCCTGCCACCGTCCGCGTTACATCGAGAACGCGGCAGAGAACAGCCAGAGGTTCTTGTCGTAGTCGTAGAAGGCGATGTTGGAATCGCGCTTGGTATAGGTGTACTCGGCCCCGAAGGTTACCCAACGGCGGAACTTGTAGTCGATCCTGGCCCCGTACACCTCGATGTCGTCGGTGCGCGGGAAGCCCTGGTAGGCGTCCTTCTGCCAGCGCGCATTCACCCCTGTCGTCAGCACGGAGCTCCAGTCATGGTTCCAATTGATGCCCGTGGCATCCGAGAGAATGAAAGTGCCTTGCCCGGTGGAATCGACCGGTGTGCGCGCGCTGTAGAGATCGACCTTGGAGTAGGTTCGCGGCATCCACGTGATCATCCCTTCCCAGCCCGTGCCCGACCAGCCCGGGTTAGTCGAATCGAAGTCCTTCTTCAATTGGCCAACCTTGAGCGTGCCGCTGGTGGCCGCCGTGGCCTCCCACGTGGCGCCCAGGTAGTAGCGGGATTCGTTGCCGCTGTAGGTGGAAGTCGAATCGAGGTAGTTGATGCTCGAGCCGCGGGCCTCGGCCAGCAGGTACGTCTTGGGCATCACGCGCCAGTAGAAGGCGCCGCCGTAGTCCGTGACATCCTTGTCGCTGGCGGCGGTAGTCTCCTTGTTGTTCAGGTAGCGCTTGTAGGTCTTGTTGCCGAACACCTCGAAGCGGCCCTCTGCCCCCGGCGCCCCGTGCGCGTACATGATGCCCGGGGTGTTCGTGTAGTACTTGTCCGGGTCGCCCTGAAGAAGAATGGTGCGGTCCGTCGAGCCGCGCGGATCGTGCCCGCGTACGTAGTCCCAGTACACGCGCGCAAAGTCACGCTGCGTGAAGGCATAGTCGTAGGACATGCGCGAGGCCCCGTCGGCATAGTTGTCCGCCGTGCTGTCGCTATATCGCCCGTAATACGCCAGCAGGCTCATGTTGAACACCGACCTCTCGTCGCGCGCGTTGAGGTTCACCCCGCCACCGGCAATCAGGTAGGGGGAGCTGATCTCGTTCCTGCTCGCCGTCGTCACGTTCGAGTCATTGCCGTAGGACACGGAAGCAAACGGCGCGGCATAGACCGGCGAGTCACCGAGCTGCACGGCAGCCGGGCCAGAAGTCGATCGTTCCGTGCTGGGGAATTGGTAGGCCGGGCGCACCGGGCCTGTCTGCGCCATGGCGACGGTGCCCACAGCCACGAGGACAACGGCGAGTGCGATCGATCTATTGTTCATCATGGAGTTATGTCTCCCTTAAAGTCCAGCCCCGGCAAACACCGGGGTTCAATTCTAAATCCTCTAACGCGCGCTTGCCGTGCCACCGCCGCCGGAACTGCTGGGGCCACCGGGAGCGCCCGTCGGGCCACTACCCGAGCCCGAACCAATGGGGCCGGACGGCGGGAGCGTGACACCCGCACCGTTGGCTGCGGTGTTGATCACGCCCTGCGTGACGCCCGCGTTGAGCGCGGCGGACTGAACCGCACCGGGATTCGCCCCCGCCGCAAGAAGCGCCGTCAGCGCTACATTGGGATTCATGCCGGCCAGCAGCATCGCGGTCGTGAGGTTGCCCGCCTCGACGCCTGCCGCGAGCCCTGCCTTGGCGATGTCCGCCCCACTCTTGCCCTGCGCAACCTGCGCCTTGACTTCCTGCTGCAATTGGCTCGCGGACATGCCGCTGGAGAATTGGGCAAGCGCGGCCGAGGAAATCAGGGCAGCGGAGAACAGTGCGATGGCGCCGAATCTTTTCACGGCTGACCTCTTGGAGCAGCGGAATCTGGTTGAACTATAACCCCTAAGTCACTGACAAATCAATATTTTCTACGAATACGGCCTATGGCAGCTTACGGGGAGAGCTAACGTCCGTCAAGTCGCGTCAACGATCCTGACGTCCTCCACGATAGTTCACGACCACCAATTAATAGGCATTTTCGGTTGTATTCACGGTTGCGGTTGCGAGACCTTGACCAACAACGGAGAGGACACCGATGACAAGAGGATGGCACTGGCGCGCGCTCTTGAGTAAAGGGCCAACCCCGATTTGCTGCCCGAGATGGTGGGGTTTGTCGCCCAGCGGCTGATTGCATCCGATTTGATTCTAGATCGATCATCGCCCCCCCTCTGCGGCAGCCACGAGTACTGACAACATTTGGTCTG
This Betaproteobacteria bacterium DNA region includes the following protein-coding sequences:
- a CDS encoding outer membrane beta-barrel protein — translated: MMNNRSIALAVVLVAVGTVAMAQTGPVRPAYQFPSTERSTSGPAAVQLGDSPVYAAPFASVSYGNDSNVTTASRNEISSPYLIAGGGVNLNARDERSVFNMSLLAYYGRYSDSTADNYADGASRMSYDYAFTQRDFARVYWDYVRGHDPRGSTDRTILLQGDPDKYYTNTPGIMYAHGAPGAEGRFEVFGNKTYKRYLNNKETTAASDKDVTDYGGAFYWRVMPKTYLLAEARGSSINYLDSTSTYSGNESRYYLGATWEATAATSGTLKVGQLKKDFDSTNPGWSGTGWEGMITWMPRTYSKVDLYSARTPVDSTGQGTFILSDATGINWNHDWSSVLTTGVNARWQKDAYQGFPRTDDIEVYGARIDYKFRRWVTFGAEYTYTKRDSNIAFYDYDKNLWLFSAAFSM
- a CDS encoding FecR domain-containing protein; the encoded protein is MKRALVWILGLMATLATTLAFANATAYSVSGTVSVSTGTAASRVVRQGDTLRAGDTVSTGPSSSAVLKFEDGQIAALGANSRMLIQTFEYNAQAKSGNIVLNLLSGGMRAITGLIGKSNPTKVTYRAGNYTIGIRGTDVNIASNAGNVVVTVNDGSITFTVGGQTYTVTAGNGAFMSGTTVNTDTIAAIVNYVQANQPALNTLLQGVSSVPISVPVPGAPGSEGQTTSGTITTTPSGPGGGTGGGGGGPNPPVSGR
- a CDS encoding polysaccharide biosynthesis tyrosine autokinase — protein: MAELFIESDLDSRIAMTQKATEWLRSRMGELRGKVDASERNLQEYRDRERIVDAKGLAMSGASKQLEELTRSLVEARAKRAEAEAANTLVQQISSGKSKSSYETIPAVLRHPLVQKLKEQEGDAERRLGEAAKRYGPEHPAMLRARAEVESARENTRRQVESVVAGIGREYEVAKVNESAVERALSQSKGDIQGLNRKEFQLGILEREALQNRNLYDMFVGRLKETSTAGDLQSTIARVVDPATVPSEAYAPKKGQIVGIATAVALVLAAMLALLLDRLNNTLNSTTGVEQRLGVPALGVLQLIKGIGGKAKKKGFISELAFFNDSQSAFSEAIRTIRTSVLMSALDEQHKMVVVTSSVPEEGKTTVSYNLACALGQVKKVLLIDADMRRPKIAKLIGRDPKAPGLADLVAGQAQIGQCVFNHEKAGIFVLPAGTVPPNPLELLSSKRFEDVVTKLREAFDIVIFDSAPLQLVSDSLVLSSYASAVIYVVKADSTPYQVAQNGLKRLRRVDAPILGVVLNQLDLERAERYYGEYSGYRSYKGYKKYGYKGYGKTYGQHGD